The following proteins are co-located in the Deinococcus aerolatus genome:
- a CDS encoding DEAD/DEAH box helicase family protein, with amino-acid sequence MTAPLRLDRGTLVMKAVPEVVAELFTWDARSQNHRARGQDYREIVERLRAAGLTFKDEAADFQKLELGFAREINPYAHQTETLKAWKAAGRRGVAELPTGSGKTLVAQLALRDTPRSALICVPTLDLLQQWYSGLLAAFPDANVGLLGGGSHDDTPILVSTYDSAAIHAEDLAGKYALLICDECHHLPSDFTRVIAEMSLAPYRLGLSATLKRSDGRERDLETLLGPVVYSCSPEDLAGTTLADYREIIIKVRLSHAEQDRYDTLIRQRNDFLRLNSIKLGSLDGWKQFIMASGSPQGRAAMLAHREARSLAYGTEGKLRVLEEILVNHPNERTLIFTDDNATVYRISREFLIPSITHQTPTKERHGVLERFRDGSYRILVTSRVLNEGVDVPEASVGVMLSGTATEREYIQRLGRILRKAKGKKATLYEVITEGTSEERVSQQRKGQWQPQAAPSWESINAPD; translated from the coding sequence ATGACTGCGCCGCTGCGGCTGGACCGGGGCACCCTGGTGATGAAGGCGGTGCCGGAGGTGGTGGCCGAGCTGTTCACCTGGGACGCGAGGAGCCAGAATCACCGCGCCCGGGGCCAGGACTACCGCGAGATCGTCGAGCGGCTGCGGGCCGCGGGCCTGACCTTCAAGGACGAAGCCGCCGACTTCCAGAAGCTGGAACTGGGCTTTGCCCGCGAGATCAACCCCTATGCCCACCAGACGGAGACCTTGAAAGCCTGGAAGGCCGCGGGACGAAGAGGGGTGGCCGAGCTGCCCACAGGCTCCGGGAAAACGCTGGTGGCCCAGCTGGCGTTGAGAGACACGCCCAGAAGCGCATTGATCTGCGTGCCGACGCTGGATTTATTACAACAGTGGTACTCGGGGCTGCTGGCTGCATTTCCGGACGCCAACGTCGGCCTGCTGGGCGGCGGCAGCCACGACGACACGCCAATCCTCGTGTCCACCTACGATTCCGCTGCCATCCACGCTGAAGACCTGGCCGGGAAATACGCGCTGCTGATCTGCGACGAGTGCCACCACCTGCCTTCTGATTTCACCCGCGTCATCGCGGAGATGAGTCTGGCTCCGTATCGCCTGGGGCTGTCGGCCACCTTGAAGCGCAGTGATGGACGGGAACGTGACCTGGAGACCCTGCTGGGCCCAGTGGTGTATTCCTGCAGTCCCGAAGATCTTGCGGGCACCACGCTGGCCGACTACCGCGAAATCATCATCAAGGTGCGGCTCAGTCACGCTGAGCAGGACCGCTACGACACCTTGATCCGGCAGCGGAATGACTTCCTGCGCCTGAACAGCATCAAGCTCGGGTCTCTGGACGGCTGGAAGCAGTTCATTATGGCCAGCGGCTCGCCCCAGGGGCGGGCCGCCATGCTGGCCCACCGGGAAGCGAGATCTCTGGCGTACGGCACGGAAGGCAAGCTGCGCGTCCTGGAGGAGATCCTGGTCAATCACCCGAACGAGCGCACGCTGATCTTCACCGACGACAACGCGACGGTGTACCGCATCAGCCGCGAGTTCCTGATTCCCAGCATCACGCACCAGACGCCGACGAAAGAGCGGCACGGGGTCCTCGAACGCTTCCGGGACGGCTCGTACCGCATCCTGGTGACCAGCCGGGTGCTGAACGAAGGCGTGGACGTGCCGGAAGCCAGTGTGGGCGTGATGCTCTCGGGCACCGCCACCGAGCGCGAGTACATCCAGCGTCTGGGGCGGATCCTTCGCAAGGCCAAAGGCAAGAAGGCCACGCTGTACGAGGTGATCACCGAGGGCACCAGCGAAGAACGCGTCAGCCAGCAGAGAAAGGGCCAGTGGCAACCACAGGCGGCCCCGTCCTGGGAGAGCATCAATGCTCCCGACTGA
- a CDS encoding DUF790 family protein, with protein MLPTELLMFRIKAGLFEPRRLKPTTNNLKLAETLIAVFGAHVGKRRADLDDELRDLEAGRSDYRVVRGLAHLLSQRGEFEAGGGLAPAAVREKVFALAQDGPPSRHRTNTVLEQAARALSTESPLHPHDVAAALYADLPDQQTLIAFEPLEPLDLIQRWDLAQAQGALYRAFQLVITARRNEPARYKQLLKYLKFFGLMVTVEGDANYGFTLTLDGPTSLFSSNTRYGLAMAKFLPALLHVTKWDLSAALKPRRDLAWVDPKDDEWSFQLTSEDGYVSHYKAPEEHDSALESGFAERFAKLETSWQLEREVDLVPVPGGVILPDFRLVHGERSVLVEIVGYWRPEYLRKKFALLKKSGRTDLIVCVSERLNLEKAGVDPGEFGDRMVWFKGVLNPKDVLALAERTAVTT; from the coding sequence ATGCTCCCGACTGAACTGCTGATGTTCCGGATCAAGGCGGGGCTCTTCGAGCCCCGCCGCCTGAAGCCCACCACCAATAACCTCAAGCTGGCCGAGACCCTGATTGCCGTCTTCGGGGCCCATGTCGGCAAGCGGCGTGCGGACCTGGACGACGAACTGCGGGACCTGGAGGCGGGCCGCTCGGATTACCGGGTGGTGCGCGGTCTGGCCCACCTGCTCTCGCAGCGCGGGGAGTTCGAGGCAGGCGGTGGCCTGGCCCCGGCCGCGGTACGGGAAAAGGTCTTTGCGCTGGCCCAGGACGGACCGCCCAGCCGTCACCGGACGAACACCGTTCTGGAACAGGCCGCCCGCGCCCTGTCCACCGAGTCGCCGCTACACCCGCACGACGTTGCCGCTGCGCTGTACGCCGATCTACCGGACCAGCAGACCCTGATTGCCTTCGAACCGCTCGAACCCCTGGACCTGATTCAGCGCTGGGATCTGGCGCAGGCCCAGGGGGCGCTGTACCGCGCCTTTCAGCTGGTGATCACTGCCCGGCGCAACGAACCCGCCCGCTACAAGCAACTGTTGAAATACCTCAAGTTCTTCGGCCTGATGGTGACGGTGGAAGGGGACGCCAACTACGGCTTTACCCTGACCCTGGACGGGCCCACCTCGCTGTTCTCCAGCAACACGCGCTATGGCCTGGCGATGGCGAAATTCCTGCCCGCCCTCCTCCACGTCACCAAATGGGACCTGAGCGCCGCCCTCAAGCCCCGCCGGGATCTGGCCTGGGTGGACCCCAAGGACGACGAATGGTCTTTCCAGCTCACCAGCGAGGACGGTTACGTCAGCCACTACAAGGCCCCTGAAGAGCACGACAGCGCCCTGGAGTCGGGCTTCGCCGAGCGCTTCGCGAAACTGGAGACCTCTTGGCAACTCGAAAGAGAGGTGGACCTGGTCCCGGTCCCGGGCGGTGTGATCCTGCCGGATTTCCGACTGGTCCATGGCGAGCGCAGCGTGCTGGTGGAGATCGTGGGCTACTGGCGGCCCGAGTATTTGCGAAAAAAGTTCGCTTTGCTCAAAAAGTCGGGCCGGACCGATCTGATCGTCTGCGTCTCCGAGCGGCTCAATCTGGAGAAGGCCGGGGTGGACCCGGGCGAGTTCGGGGACCGGATGGTCTGGTTCAAAGGCGTTTTGAATCCGAAAGACGTGCTCGCTCTGGCGGAGCGGACCGCGGTGACCACCTGA